The genomic window GGTCATCGAAGACCCCCTGCCCCAGATATTTGAGGGCAGGAAGCACGCCATCTTCCTCCTCAAAAAGCGAAACTGGGACACCATGAGCGCCGTCAAGGAGATAGCGAAGCGTGCCGGGATTAGCTATAGGGACATCGGCTTCGCCGGGACGAAGGACAGGCACGCGGTGACGTATCAGTACATCAGCGTGCCGGCCGGAGCGAGGGAGGCGGTTGAGAATGTCCAGATAAGGGACATAGAGCTGAGGTTCGTTTCCTACGGCAGGTTTATCAAGCTTGGCCACCTCATTGGAAACCGCTTCAGGATAATCGTGAGGAACGTAAATGAGAGAGCCTTTGAGAGGACAAAGGAGATAGTTCACGAGCTCCGCGAGAAAGGAGGCTTTCCCAACTACTTTGGCTACCAACGTTTCGGAGAGAGACGTGTCACGAACCACCTGATCGGGAAGCTCCTCCTGCAGGGGGACTTCGAGGGTGCCGCGAGGCTCTTCCTCGGAGCGCACGAAGGGGGTATGGAAGGGGACGAGGCCAGGAGACACTTCTGGGAAACTGGCGATGTTGAGAAAGCTCTGGAGGAATTTCCGAACTTCCTGCGCTATGAGAGAACCATGCTCCACCGCTACAAGGAGACGGGAAGCTGGAGAAGGGCCTTCCTCTCGCTGCCCATGCCAATACTCCGCATCTTCATCCACGCCTACCAGAGCTACCTCTTCAACCTCTACGTTTCCCGGAGGATTGAAAGAGGTATTCCCCTGAACGAGGCCCTCGTCGGCGATATCGTCGTCCAGGTGAAGGGAGGAATCCCCTACCGCGACAGAACGTATCGCGTCACCAAGACTAATATCGGCTTTGTAAACGAGAAGATACGGCGCGGCGAGGCCGCGGTGAGTGGCCCCCTCTTTGGCTTCGCCATGAGGCGCGCTAAAGGGCTTCCTGGGAAGCTAGAGGGGGAGATTCTTGATGAGGAGGGTATAACGCTCGATACATTCAGAAAGCTACCAAAGCCAATGGCAGAGCCCGGCGGGAGGAGGGAGCTTTTGATTAGGCCCCTTGGCCTCACCTACGGCCACATCCCCGGGACTGGAATGTGCTTCAGGTTTTTCCTGCCGAAGGGGGTCTACGCGACCAGTGTGCTCAGGGAGATAATGAAGGACCATTAATGGGTAGAAATCCTTATAATCGCTCCCTCCTTCCCGTTTTCTGGGTGAAAGAATGATCAAGGCAATATCACTCGACATAGACGGAACGATAACCTACATTGACAGGAGAATAAGCATCGAAGCCCTAAAGGCAATTCGCCTGGCCGAGGAGCTCGGCGTTCCGGTAATGCTCGTAACTGGCAATTCGGTCCCCTTTGCAGAAGCCGCTGCCGTTTTCATCGGCACGAGCGGGCCGGTGATAGCTGAGGACGGTGGGGCCCTTTCGCTCAGGAGTGAGGGGACAATGAGGAAGAGGATTTTCCTGACCGACATGGACGAGGAGTGGATTCTATGGAGCGAGCTTAAGAAACGCCATCCCGAGGCCGAGCTGAGCTATTCGACAATGGAACGGAAAGCCGGCCTCGTGCTGAGGAGAACGGTTCCCGTTGAAGCCGTGAGGGATGTAATCGCCGAACTCGGCCTTAATCTCATCGCCGTTGATTCCGGCTTCGCGATACACGTCAAGAAGCCCTGGATAAACAAGGGGACGGGGATAGAGAAAGCCTGTGAGATACTCGGGATAAGTCCCAGGGAAGTTGCCCACGTCGGGGATGGAGAAAACGACCTGGATGCCTTCCGCGTTGTCGGCTACCGCGTCGCCGTTGGTCAGGCCCCGGAGAGTCTGAAAAAAGAAGCCGACTACGTGACGAAAAAGACCTACGGGGCCGGTGGAGCCGAGGGAATCCTTCACGTGTTGAAGAAGTCCGGTTACCTGGGTGAGAGTGATGCGGATCCGCTTGGCAACCCTTGATGACGTTGGGGGAATAGTTGCACTCCACGCTGCCAACGAGAGGCTCAGCGGCAACCTCTACGAACGCTACACCCGAGGCGGTCCCTGGATGAGCGTCGAGACCTGCGCGATCCATCTGAACAACCTCCTCCTTGATGACCAGCTCGTGGCCGTTGCCGAGCTAAACGGCATTATAGTTGGCGAGGTCGAGGTTCTGTTCTCCGAGGAGCCCGTTGGTGGGGGCTCAGGAAAATAGGGCACGTGGACGTTATCGAGGTTCACCCCGACTATAGGGGCAGGGGAATCGGAAGGCTTCTGATGGAGTTCGTTGGGGAGGTCGCTAAGGAGCGGAAGGTCGAGATGCTGACCGTCCAGCCGGATGAGGATGCGGAGGGATTCTACAGAAAGCTCGGCTTTGACGCTGAGCTTTTCACGGGGACAACCGTATGGGTTCCGGCGAGGGGCGGAGGAACCGTGGAGCCTTCGGCGTTCGGCTGGAAGGACGTTAAAAACCTTGACTTGGTTGCTGGCAGATTCCAGAGCTCCTACAGCATGTTCTTCTCGGCCTTTAAGGACAACATCGCCGGGATTCACTATACGATCGAATCCGGCAGGAGCGGCGGCTCATACTATGCCCTCAGGAGTCTCCCCGGGAGGGAGGGCGTCGCACTCCTTCTCTGGGGCAGGATTGGGGACTTGAAGGCTGTTCTCGGCAGGGCAAAGGTCCTCGGGTTCGAGCGGGTTCTGACACTCCTGCCGGGCGACGTTGAGAGCTTCGGCGCTGAAAAGGTGGGAAAAATTAAGATCCTCGCGAAGGAGCTCACCTGAGGAACTCCATGGCAAGGGCAACTTCCATCGCCGTGCCGAGGTGGAGAACATCTTCATCAACGTCGAACCTGGGGTGGTGGTGCGGGTAGATTATGCCCTTTTCCTCGTTGTATATTCCGAGCGTCAGGAACGCTCCGGGGACTTTCTGGAGGTAGAAGGCGAAGTCCTCGGCGCCCATAGTCGGCTCGACATCGCTGTGCCTCAGCCCGTACTTTTCGGCAACGTTTCTGGCAAAAGCCGCCATGCCCTTATCGTTAACGGTCGGCGGGACGAGCTCCTCTATCGACAGTTCGTAAGAAGCCCCGTGTGCCATGGTGACGCCCTCGAATATCTCCCCCATGCGCCTCTGAATCAGCTCGCCTATCTCGTGCTTGAAGAATCTTACCGTTCCCTTCATCTGGACTTCCTCTGGAATCACGTTGAAGGCCGTCCCAGCCTGCACAGCAGTGACGCTTACAACGCCAGTCTCAATTGGAGGTACGTTTCTGCTCGCTATGGTCTGGAGTGCGAGTATTGCTTCCGCAGCTATGGGAATTGGATCGACGGTCTGGTGTGGCGATGCCCCGTGACCGCCCTTACCGATTATCCGTGCCTTGAATATGCCCGCACCGGCCATGAACGGGCCTTCCCTTATCCCTATCACCCCGCTGGGCATGTCGATCCACACGTGGAGGCCGAACACTGCATCCACTCCTTCAAGTGCACCGCCCTCTATCATCTTCACCGCCCCGTTGCCGCCCTCCTCGGCCGGCTGGAAGATTAGCCTCACCCTGCCGTTGAGCTCATCGATATGCTCGGCTATTATCTTCGCCGCCCCGAGGAGCATGGCCGTGTGGGCATCGTGTCCGCAGGCGTGCATCTTTCCGGGAATCCTGGATTTATAGGGGACGTCGTTCTCCTCCTGAACTGGCAGGGCGTCCATGTCGGCCCTTAGGGCTATCGTCTTCTTACCCTCGCCGATGTCCGCTATTATCCCGGTTCCGACACGTTTAATGGAGTATCCCCACTCGCGCAGGTGTTCTTCCACTATTCTTGAGGTTCTCTCCTCCTCGTACTTGAGCTCCGGGTGCATATGGAAGTCCCTTCTCCAAGATATTATCTCCCCCCTAATCTTCAGGGCTTCTTCGAGCGGGTTCATGGTCTCACCTGGACTTAAAATTGTAAAACCCCCATATTAACTTTTCGATGAGTGTCTTAATGAATGCCACAACTCTTAGGGACTCTCAGAAAACCACTCACTCTTTGCCAGCGCTGGAACTTTGCCTGTGCAAAGTTTCGTCGGGGTTTGTGATTTTTCGTGGATTATTGTTTAGGTGGGGTTTCGCTTAGATTGGCAGTTCTGTTTGGGATTCTTTTGGCCTACGCGTCTAAAATGGGTTCGGGCTTTTTAGCGCTCCCTTGGAGCGCGGTTGACGTCGAATCCGTTGAAGAACGCCCTTTTGACATGAATCCAAAGTACACCCCGCCACTAAAACAAAAAATCCCCTAAGGACTGACCACTCAAAAGGAATCACGACCTTTTGATCAAACTTTTCGCCAGAAAAGTTTGTACTGGTGGGCCCGCGGGGATTCGAACCCCGGACCTCCACCTTGTCAGGGTGGCGTCATAACCAGTCTAGACCACGGGCCCAACCCAGGGATGGTGGACCGGCCGGGATTTGAACCCGGGGCCTCCGCCTTGCCAAGGCGGCGCTCATACCAGGCTGAGCTACCGGCCCACACCCAACAGCTCCGCACGGCCCTAAAACCCGGCTCTCAACTCTCTCCGGGCCTACCCGTGCGGGCATTTACCTATCATCGGGTGGGCTTTATAAACTTTACGCTTTGCTCCTTTGCCTTTATGTTCCCCTCCGAGCGTTTTGAAGGTAAGAGCGCCCAACTGACGGCTGGTCTTGTGAACGTTGGTCAACTGGAACGTATCGAATCACAGGATAAGGTTTATAAGACTCTCCCCCAACCAACCGTGAGGCGAGACCGGTGGGACGGGAGATAACCGATGAGAAGCTCCAGAGGTACTTTAAAATCACCGCTGAAGCGCTGGAGACCCTTGAAATAGCGGTTCATGAGAAGAGCCTTTTAAGAAGCGTTGCGGAGGACTTCCTCACCATGGCGAGGAGCTATTTTGAGGACGCCAAATACTACTACGAGAAAGGCGACTACGTAACTGCCTTTGCCGCGCTCAACTATGCCCACGGTTTTATAGACGCAGGTGTAAGGCTGGGAGTCTTTAAGGGAGAGGACGACAGGCTGTTTGCCTTTGGTTGAGGTGGGAGCTATGGGAGACTACGTGGTTGTTTTGGAGGCACCCATTATAGTGAGGGACGTCGAGACGAGCGAGGACGCGATAAACGTCGCGGTGAGCAAGGTCGCGAAGGCGCTCAACAAGGAGAAGCTGGACTTTGTGAGGGTTGAGATAGGCTACTCCCAGTGCCCTGTATGCGGGGCCCACTTCGAGAGCGCCTTCGTAATAGGCTCGGTGGGTCTGGTTGGAATGTACCTGACGATCAAGGTCTACAACGCTCAAACCATTGAGCATGCCGAGAGGATAGCCAAAGCCGTCATCGGAAAGGCCCTTAAGAAAGTTCCGCTCAAGGTCTACGAGATTAGGGAGCTTACGGAGGAGGAAGAGGGGAACGGTGTAGAATTAGAGTGAGCCTGTTTCTTCTTGCTTTTCTTCAAATGCGGTGTCTAGGTAAACCCATAGCGCGCCGAGACTGCTGAGAAGGTATCTCAGACCCCCGGTAATGAGCATCAGGAAGGGCGTGCCGAGACCAAGGTATGTGATGTACCCGACAATGGCTAAGGTCTCAACGACCGAGAGCCCAAGTCCCAGTGTGAAGTATCCCCGGGGTTGCCCTTCGCCACCCTCCAAATCTCCCCAACGGGAGCTATGTTCTTCGTGAAGTAATAAGCTGGAACTACGAGGGCGAATGCGGGGGAAGCAATGAGGCCTGTTATGAAGCCTCCAAAGGGTCCTAAAAGCGCTATCGGTATTGCAAGTAGTATTAGGACTAGAATCATTACGAAGAAAACCAGTATTTCCGAGGTCACCAACGCCGGGAGCGAGCGGAGTCCCGATAGAATTGAGTCTGAAATCCTCTTTTCGTTCTCTTTCGGTAACTCGACGGCAAAATCTACCATCGCGTAGCTGAACCACAGGAACGACAGAAATGCGAATATAACAAAGATTACAAAGGTGGGCAGTTCTTCCCGGAGGTTTTTCTTCGCCTCTAGGTACTCGTAGTAGGTGTCCTCGTAGACGCTGAGGCCGTCCACATTAAATGTTCGCTCGTTGGGTTTGTAGTAGTCTTCGTCGCACTTCATCCCATGCGAACCGAAGAAGTCTGGGTCGGTGTTAAAGACGCTGTGGCAGACTATGGCCTCGTTTTCCCTGAGCATTCGCTCCCTGATATGCTTGAGCCTCGAATAGTCCTGAAGGAATCCGTTTATGAGGGGGAACGGGAGAACGTAAGTAACTAGGAGCGCCGTGATGAGCAGGGCCAGAAATTTCCTATTTTTAAGGGTGGTTGCTATATCTAACTTCACAGTTTTCATAGTTACATCGTTAAATAGTATGAATGCAGAGTCTTTTAAATTTTTCTCTTGGGCTACCAACAAAGCTTTTAAGCACTCACCAATCAACCAACGACATAACCGGTGGAGGTTTTGCCATGACAAAGTTCATATTCGTCACGGGTGGTGTTGTCAGCGGTCTGGGTAAGGGTATAACCAGCGCTTCCCTCGGAATGCTCATGAAGGCTCGCGGTTTCAGAACCACCAACATCAAGATAGACCCCTACCTCAACTACGACGCCGGAACCATGAACCCCTACCAGCACGGCGAGGTTTTCGTCCTCGACGACGGCGGTGAGGTTGACCTTGACCTCGGCAATTACGAGCGCTTTCTGGACACCAGTCTGAGTTTTGACCACAACATAACCACTGGGAAGGTCTATTCCGCGGTCATTGAAAAGGAACGCAGGGGTGACTATCTGGGTGCGACCGTTCAGGTTATTCCCCACATCACCAACGAGATAAAGGAGCGCATAAGGGAAATAGCTCGCGACCACGATGTTGTTGTCGTCGAGATCGGCGGAACCGTCGGCGACATAGAGAGCATGCCCTTCCTTGAGGCGGCCCGTCAGATGCAGCTTGAGGAGGGAAGAGAGAACGTCGCCTTCGTCCACGTCACATACGTGCCCAAGCTTAAGGTCGTCGGCGAGCAGAAGACGAAGCCCACCCAGCACAGCGTTAAGGAGCTGAGGAGCCTTGGAATCCAGCCCGATGCGATAGTGGCCCGCTCGGAGGATCCACTGGAGGAGAGTGCCAGGAGGAAGATAAGCCTCTTCACCAATGTCCCTCCAGAGGCCGTTATAAGCGCCTACGATGTTGAGGACACATACGAGGTTCCGCTCATGCTCGAAAAGGAGGGGCTGGCCAGGTACATCACCAAGAGGCTCGGCCTTCCCGAGAGGGAGCCGGAACTCGATGCATGGCGTGAGATGGTCGAGAGGTACAAGTCCCTCACCGACACGGTTGAGATCGCCATAGTGGGCAAGTACGTCAAGCTCGCCGATTCGTACCTCAGCATAAAGGAGGCGTTAAAGCATTCGAGCGTTGCCAACGGTGTGAAGGTCAAAATACGGTGGATCGAGGCGGAAGACCTTGAGAGGAGCGGAACGAAGCTCCTTGAAGGTGTTGACGGCATAATAGTCCCCGGCGGCTTTGGAGCTCGCGGAACGGAGGGCAAGATGCTCGCGGCCCGCTACGCAAGGGAGAACGACATACCTTTCTTGGGGATATGCTTCGGCTTCCAGCTTACCGTTGTTGAGTTTGCGCGTAACGTCCTGGGACTGAAGGGTGCGCACTCCACCGAGATCGACCCGCAGACACCGCATCCAGTCGTTGACCTTATGCCGGAACAGAGGGGCCTCGACAAGCTCGGCGGAACGATGCGCCTTGGTGCCTATCCAGTCAAGATAAAGCCTG from Thermococcus sp. MAR1 includes these protein-coding regions:
- the truD gene encoding tRNA pseudouridine(13) synthase TruD, with the protein product MDYHEFFSQFRYLSERPGIGGSIKTQPEDFVVIEDPLPQIFEGRKHAIFLLKKRNWDTMSAVKEIAKRAGISYRDIGFAGTKDRHAVTYQYISVPAGAREAVENVQIRDIELRFVSYGRFIKLGHLIGNRFRIIVRNVNERAFERTKEIVHELREKGGFPNYFGYQRFGERRVTNHLIGKLLLQGDFEGAARLFLGAHEGGMEGDEARRHFWETGDVEKALEEFPNFLRYERTMLHRYKETGSWRRAFLSLPMPILRIFIHAYQSYLFNLYVSRRIERGIPLNEALVGDIVVQVKGGIPYRDRTYRVTKTNIGFVNEKIRRGEAAVSGPLFGFAMRRAKGLPGKLEGEILDEEGITLDTFRKLPKPMAEPGGRRELLIRPLGLTYGHIPGTGMCFRFFLPKGVYATSVLREIMKDH
- a CDS encoding phosphoglycolate phosphatase, translated to MIKAISLDIDGTITYIDRRISIEALKAIRLAEELGVPVMLVTGNSVPFAEAAAVFIGTSGPVIAEDGGALSLRSEGTMRKRIFLTDMDEEWILWSELKKRHPEAELSYSTMERKAGLVLRRTVPVEAVRDVIAELGLNLIAVDSGFAIHVKKPWINKGTGIEKACEILGISPREVAHVGDGENDLDAFRVVGYRVAVGQAPESLKKEADYVTKKTYGAGGAEGILHVLKKSGYLGESDADPLGNP
- a CDS encoding GNAT family N-acetyltransferase — its product is MDVIEVHPDYRGRGIGRLLMEFVGEVAKERKVEMLTVQPDEDAEGFYRKLGFDAELFTGTTVWVPARGGGTVEPSAFGWKDVKNLDLVAGRFQSSYSMFFSAFKDNIAGIHYTIESGRSGGSYYALRSLPGREGVALLLWGRIGDLKAVLGRAKVLGFERVLTLLPGDVESFGAEKVGKIKILAKELT
- a CDS encoding M20 family metallopeptidase; this encodes MNPLEEALKIRGEIISWRRDFHMHPELKYEEERTSRIVEEHLREWGYSIKRVGTGIIADIGEGKKTIALRADMDALPVQEENDVPYKSRIPGKMHACGHDAHTAMLLGAAKIIAEHIDELNGRVRLIFQPAEEGGNGAVKMIEGGALEGVDAVFGLHVWIDMPSGVIGIREGPFMAGAGIFKARIIGKGGHGASPHQTVDPIPIAAEAILALQTIASRNVPPIETGVVSVTAVQAGTAFNVIPEEVQMKGTVRFFKHEIGELIQRRMGEIFEGVTMAHGASYELSIEELVPPTVNDKGMAAFARNVAEKYGLRHSDVEPTMGAEDFAFYLQKVPGAFLTLGIYNEEKGIIYPHHHPRFDVDEDVLHLGTAMEVALAMEFLR
- a CDS encoding DUF357 domain-containing protein translates to MGREITDEKLQRYFKITAEALETLEIAVHEKSLLRSVAEDFLTMARSYFEDAKYYYEKGDYVTAFAALNYAHGFIDAGVRLGVFKGEDDRLFAFG
- a CDS encoding DUF555 domain-containing protein, which codes for MGDYVVVLEAPIIVRDVETSEDAINVAVSKVAKALNKEKLDFVRVEIGYSQCPVCGAHFESAFVIGSVGLVGMYLTIKVYNAQTIEHAERIAKAVIGKALKKVPLKVYEIRELTEEEEGNGVELE
- the pyrG gene encoding glutamine hydrolyzing CTP synthase, with the protein product MTKFIFVTGGVVSGLGKGITSASLGMLMKARGFRTTNIKIDPYLNYDAGTMNPYQHGEVFVLDDGGEVDLDLGNYERFLDTSLSFDHNITTGKVYSAVIEKERRGDYLGATVQVIPHITNEIKERIREIARDHDVVVVEIGGTVGDIESMPFLEAARQMQLEEGRENVAFVHVTYVPKLKVVGEQKTKPTQHSVKELRSLGIQPDAIVARSEDPLEESARRKISLFTNVPPEAVISAYDVEDTYEVPLMLEKEGLARYITKRLGLPEREPELDAWREMVERYKSLTDTVEIAIVGKYVKLADSYLSIKEALKHSSVANGVKVKIRWIEAEDLERSGTKLLEGVDGIIVPGGFGARGTEGKMLAARYARENDIPFLGICFGFQLTVVEFARNVLGLKGAHSTEIDPQTPHPVVDLMPEQRGLDKLGGTMRLGAYPVKIKPGTLARELYGKELIYERHRHRWEVNPEYIEKFEEAGLVFSGIAGDDERRMEILELPEKRYFIATQFHPEFKSRPMNPAPVFRGLVKAAKEKKGL